Below is a genomic region from Candidatus Polarisedimenticolia bacterium.
CCTCATGTGCCGTTGGTGTGAGCTGTTCGCGTCGGGATCGATGGGGACGAATGCATCGGATGTCTTGCCCCCTGCGTCGCCAGATTCCATCCTTCCCGTGGGTTTTTCTCTGGTTGCTGGTCTGCATGATCCTGCAACCGGCCTGCGCGACGGCTCCGGACTCGATCACCGGCGTCGATGCGACAACAGCGTCCGTCCCTCCGTCGCGCTCCACCCTGCCCCTCTCAAGCTTCGATGCGGCAGGCCCTTCCGATATGGTCCTCATCTATCAAGGCGGCACCGACCGCCTGGCCTGGACGCCCGAGCAGCTCGCCCCGTACGTCAGCGCTCATGCTTCGGATGGAGGCGAGCGCTGGCTGTTCGACGGCTTTCTTTTCATCGAATACCGCGACAACCGCGGACACGCTTACGCCCATGGCTACTCTCTCGAGCCCGCACGAAAAGAGGACTGGCTCTGGCTGATCGAGCGCAACTTCGCGCCCCACGGCGGCGTGCCGGCTCTCGACCAGGCGCTCGACTCCACCATCCGCCGGCTCGGCACGCCGGAGCGGCCGCGCCAGGTGGTTCTCACGCTTCCCGAACCCATCCCGGAGTCGACCCATTGGGGCTCGCTGGAAGGACGCCCCCTGGATTTCAGAAATCCCAAGGATCGCGTTGCCGCCTGCCGCTGGCATATCGAGACGGCGCTCGCGAAGTGGGACTCCCTTCACCCCAAGCACCTCGAGATGGCGGGCTTCTACTGGGTCGCCGAGGACGACAAGCAGGACGCAACCATCCTGCCGCTGGTGGCGGAAATCATTCATGCGCACGGTCTCCGCTTTTTCTGGATTCCTTACTGGCGCGCGGGAGGTGCTCAGGACTGGTCCAGGCTCGGATTCGACGCCGCCTACCAGCAGCCGAACCACTTCTTTCATCCGGAGGTGAAAGACGAGCGGCTCGAAGACGCCTGCGCTTTCGCGCGCAGTCACCACATGGGCCTGGAATTCGAATGCGACAGCCGGGCCTGCAAGTCCCCCGAGCTGTTCCGGCCGCGTCTTTACAGCTACCTGCGAGCTTTCGAGATGAGCGGCGTCCGCGACGAGGCCGCCATCGCCTACTACGAAGGCGGAGGAGCGCTCCTGGAGATGTTCAAGTCACCCGACGCAAAATGCCGCGCCGACTATCAGGCGATCGCTGATTGGGTGATGGCGCGCCACTCGAGAGTCATGCCGGTGAAGTGAGGCAACAAGGTGCAACGACTTCGCGGGACAAAGGTACCTTGGCTAGGGAGTTGGCTCGCTGGCGCTGGCATGCTGCTGGTCGGCATGGTTTCGGCCGCAGGATTGACCGCACGCCTGGTGGTCGGCGCCCGGCAAGCTGAGGCAGCAGGCACGGCACTCCGGGACCGAAGTAAGCGCCATGCAAGCTTCGAATCCTGGCGGAGGGGAATTGAGCTTTTCCAACAGGCCGTTGGCCACGGCAAATGCGAAATCGGATTTGCCTTCCTTGGTCAGCGGATCATTCACCGAGCCTTTCAAATTGAGCCCGGCCTGCTTCAACATCTTCACCGCCTCCTCGGCGGTGAGAGAGGAATACTTGGACGGATTGTCGGATGACAGCTTGATGACCTTGAGGGCGAACTCACCGACGGTGATTCGGCTCGAGGGTGGAGGATCCGGGTTCTTCACCGGCGCGGCGGAGACGGTCATGACCAAAACTGCGAGCAACATGGGGAGAAAATATCGGACGCGGGACATCCAAGCCCTCCGTGGAGAAATCGACTGTCTCCTTCTTTCAGGTAATCACCAGATACGCTCAAAAGATCGCTCGTGTCAAGGGGAATCTAGCAGGAATCTGCGGTCTTGAATGTACCGTATAATCCTGATCCACCCTTGTCGAGTCTCAAGGTACCCCATGCATCACACCCGCCTCGCGTTCCTCGAACCTTCAAATCGTCGCTCCCCCACGCCCTGAAGAGTTGCAGGTCGAATCTACTGACCCTCCTGCCAGACACGAGTCTGATTTCCTAGGGAAATCGGTGGTGCCGCGCTTCTCGCTTCGAGCGGCGCCCGGGCATTAGAGGGGCCGACGACGACCGGAAGCTGGAGGTCGCTTTTCGCCGGGTCGATCGTCAGGTGCGTCCCAGGAAGCGGGCGTAATGTGTACCCGTGGTCGGTCGACAAGATGACCAGGCCGATCCGGTCTCCGTGAGGAAGTACTTGTATTGTGGACCTTATCGATACTTCCTCGCAAATTGTCATACTCGAGCTGAGGGCTCCCCGAACCGCTCTCTGACTTTACCTCATTCCTGCACCAGCCCACCGTGCCACCCTCTCCCTTTCAGCTTGGCCCGCCATTCGGTGGAAAGTCGAACGGCGGTCATTGACCGGGTGTCGCCTCCAGATTCGACTCGGACTAGTATCGGTGCATTCCAACCAACTCCGCCGCCGAACACCTGGAGACGGACGGAGCCCTCGCTACAAGGAGTAGCAAGCCATGCGAAGTCATTTCACCAAGGGAATGTTGGGAGGAGCGGTGGCCGCGCTGGCGCTGACAGTGACCGTGGGCGCCCCGGGAACGCTGGTCATTCAGTACACGGGCACCGGAACCGACCACCTGGGAGCCGCCGTGGCCTTCGGCGACGTGAACGGTGACGGGACACCCGACATCATCGTGGGCGCCGACGGAGCGAGCTACGTGGACGTTTACGACGGTGCGAGCCCGGCAACGCGTCTGTACCACTTCACCGGAACGGTCGGTGACGCCTTCGGCTCGACGGTGGAGACGGGCGACGTCAACGGCGACGGCAAGGCCGACGTGCTGGTCGGCGCTTATTCCTGGGACGGTCCGGCGGGCGTGGACCAGGGATACGTGCGCGCATTCGACGGTGCGACGGGTGCTCAGCTCTTCGAGCTGCAAGGCGATCGCACGACCGACACGTTTGGCGCATCGATCGCGGTGGCGGACATCAATGGGGACGGCAAGGGCGAGATCCTGGTCGGGGCGCCCTTCGCGGAGCTGCGCGGGACCAACGCGAACATGGGTTACGTCAAGCTGTTCGACGGGGCCACTCAAGCCCAGCTTTTCCGCTGGGACGGACCGGGACGCTTCGACGAGATGGGCCGGGGCGTGGCGTTCGGCGACGTGAATGGCGACGGAACCAAGGACATCGTCCTGGGAGCCGGCAGCGGCACCGGGACGGACTATGGAGGGTTCGTCTGGGTGTTCGACGGGACGAACTACTCCAACCGCCTGTACAGCTTCACGGACGGCAAGTCGCACGTGAAACCGGAGCAGAATTTCGGGTTCGCCGTGGCGGCGGCCGACGTCAACGGCGACGGCAAGGCCGATATCATCTGCGGAGCGTATCGGGGCCAGACCGGGCCGCTGCGCACCGACCCGACGACCGGCTACGTGCGGGTGTTCAACGGCGCCGACGGATCACTCCTCTATCAGCTGAACGGGGAGGCGTCGGGCGAGGAGTTCGGCCGGTTCCTGGATGCGGGGGACCTGACCGGCGACGGGCTGGCGGACCTCGGCGTCGGGGCCCGGTGGGCCGCCCTCGGCGGGTACGTGAAAGTGTTCGACGGGCCGACGGGCGCGGTGCTCGACCGGAAACAAGCCGACGCGGATTTCGAGTGGCTCGGCAGCTCGGTGGCCATCACGAGCGGCGGAGCCGGCGGCATGCGCCGCCTCGCATCGGGTGCCTATGAGGGCGACTCCCGGTCGCCGAACCCCGGAGGCTACGTTCGCGTCTGGCAGTACTGAGTGGCGGGTCGGGGCTTACACAAGTCGGCGCGTTAATCGACCGAAAGGAGTTTCATCTATGCGAGGGCCCCTGCGCGGATTGCTGGCCGGTGCCGCAGCCTGGAAACTCGGCGGTGGATGTTTTTCTACCATCGTGATCTTTCTGATCGTGTTTTGGATGCTGGGCCGTTTACATTGCTGATTCCTACAGGTACGGCGTGCCTCCTAGCGCGGTAAAGAGTCGAGGAGGGCGCGAGCCTGGGAGTCCGAGGGATCGAGCTGCAGCGTTTTCTCCGCCTCGGATCGGGCGGCGGCGGCATTGCCGGCCGCGGCATGAATGTAGGCCATGAGCAGGTGGGCCCCGGCGTCTTCCGGGTGCGCCGCCAGCAGCGTCCCGACGACGCGGGCGGCGGAGCGGAAATCACCGGTCTGGATCAGCAACGCTCCCAGCAGATGCTGCAGGTCGGCGGCCTCGGGTTGCCGTGCCAGCACCTGCTGCAGTGCCGCGATGGCGTCGCCGTAGCGTCTCTGGCGTGAGAAGCAATCAGCCAGCGCGGCCGCCGAGTCGATGTCGCCGGGGTTCAGCATCAAGGCGCGCTGATAGTAAGGGGTCGCCTTGTCGCAATCTCCCTGGCCGCGCAGAATCTGACCCGCCAGGCGCTGCGCTTCGTAATCCGCCGGGTTGAGCTCGAGACTGCGCTGCGCATACTCCCAGGCTTCCGAGAGCCGGCCGCTGCCGCCGTAGAGGTTGGCCAGCATTTTCGTCGACAGGCTCACGTTCGGCTTCAAGGCGACCGCCTGCTTCGCGGCCGCCTCGGCCCGCGTGAAATCACGCGCCGCCATGGCGCTTTGCGCCTGCGCCACCAGGAGGCTGAGCTCTTCGCGCTCCCGCTTTCCCCGCGCCATGCCCCATCCCGTTCCCGCCGCAGCCAGGACCAGCACCGTCGCCGTGGCCCAGCGCACGCGACGATCGCGCCTGCGCGGCAGCCAGGAGCCGAAAACCAGCAGGCAGGCCGGCGCCAGCAGCACCGGCACCATCCGCGCCAACGCCACCGGCACGCTGCGTCCAAAGGCCAGCGACCCCGCGAAGGCCAGCGCGGCACCCGCGACTCCCGAGGCGAACGCCGCCTTCTCTCCAAAGGCCGCGCCGGCCGCCATGACCGCCAGCGGCAGCAGCGAGACCAGCAGCTCCCCACTGTGCAGCATCCCGAGATCGACGGCGATCAGGACCACGAACATCCCGCCCAGCGCCACTGCCGGGAGCCGCTCGATGCCGGCCGAGGCGGGCCGCGGCCCGTCCGCCAGGCGCGGGGCGGGCAGCAGCGCAAAGACCGGCACGGCAAAGGCAATGAGCGCGTGATACCACTCGTAGGCGTGGGGCACCCCGGGGCCGATGGCGAAGCGCCAGTGGCAAGCCCAGTGGATCGGGTACAGGAGCAGGGAGGCCCAGGCCAGCGGGGAGCGCGCCCCTTTAGGGGTGCGAAACAGCAGAAAAGGGACGAGGAAATCGAACCCGACCGACATCCATTCGATGATACCGAACAGGTGCGTCCCGGCCGGCAGCAGCGGCGTCGTGACGACGACGATGTTCCAGCGCCACCATCCCACCCCCGAGGCGGTGGTCTCCACCGCATCCGAAAAGCAGCCCATCGCGAGCATGGCGAAGGCCGATAAGGTGAAGACCCCGCCCGCCAGAGCGGGGCGCGAGCGCAGGAAGCGCTCCGCCAGAACCCAGGAGAGGTAGACCGAGAAGATCCAGCCGATCACCGCGGGCAGCTCGGCACGTCCGATGCTGACGATCGCCTCGCTGAAGATGTAAGGGCCGGCGTCCTCGCCGGCGGCCAGGTAGGCAACGCTGTTGCCGCGGATCACGCCGAACAGGAAGGCCGATACGAAGAAGGCGAGGGCGGTCCGCGCTCCCCTCGTCCGCACCGCATGCACCACCAGCAGCAGCGTGAGCAGCGACGAGGAGATGAAGAGCAGGAGCTTCATTCAGCGCGGCTCTCGGTCGTCCCGTCCCAGTCGCACTGGTTGCACCCGGCGCGCGCGTTCGCCTTGCGCCAGATGCGGTAGGCCAGTCCCGGGAAGAACAGCAGCTTATACAGGAGCTTCTCGGTCGCGTCGGAGCCGGGCAGGACCTGGCGGCCCAGCCCGTAGTAGCCGCATTTCGGACAGCTGACGTGCCATTCCATCGAGCCGGTCTCCCGTTACGGCGCCGGTGCGGTCCCCGGCTCCGCGTCCAGCGATTTCAAGTCCCGCCCCCGCGTCTCGGGGAGCGTCCAGATCCAGACTCCCGCCAGCAGCGAGAAGGCGCAGGCCAGCGCGATGCCTCCCGACAGCCCGTAACCGGCTTCGGCCACCCGTGTGATTACCAGCGGCGTGAAGAATTGTACCCCGCGCGCCAGATTGAGCGCCGCCCCCATGGCCGCGTTGCGTACCGAGGTGGGGAACAGCTCTGAGAAGTGCGGCCCGAAATTGGACCAGGTCCCGGTCCCCACGCCGACGATCGCCATGGCCGCCAGCAGCAGCGGGAGCGACGTGGCGAGCGTCTCCCAGTGCAGCGTGATCAGCGCCAGCCCGCCGGCCATGAAGCAGGAATAGAGCGTGAAGGCCGGCTTGCGTCCGATCCGGTCCGAGACGGCGCCGAAGGAGGCGTAGCCGACCAGCTCCCCCGCGACGATCACCAGGATCCAGACTCCCGATTTCACCACCGACATGCCGCGCTCCTGCTGCAGATAGCCGGGGAACCAGACGTAGGTGTACCAGTAGGCGCTCATGTTGAGGATCGCCAGGATGAGGGCACGCAGCGCGATGCCGCGCACCCCGGGCGCCAGGATCTGCTTCCAATCCGGCGTCGCGCGCGCCTGCAGCCTCCGCTTCTCCCAGAGATCGGATTCGGGCATGCCGCGGCGCACCAACGCCACCAGCAGCGCCGGCAATCCCGACACGATGAAGGTGGCCCGCCAGCCGAAAGTCGGCGCGAACAGGCTCCCCATCACCGCCGCCAGCCCCACGCCGAGCGGCGCGCCCGATTGCATCAGCGCCCCGTAATGGCCGCGCCGCGACGGTGGAAAGGTCTCGGCGATCAGGGCGTGGCCGCTGCCCCACTCGCCGCCGACCCCGATCCCCGTGATTCCCCGCCAGAAGAGCAGCGAAGGCAGCCCCTGGGCGAAGCCGCACATGAAGGTCCCCAGGCTGTACAGCAGGATGGTCCCCTGCAGGACGGGGCGCCGGCCGATGTGGTCGGCCAGGAAGCCACAGACCACTCCACCGACGGCGGTCATCCCCAGAGAGAAGCCGAGCA
It encodes:
- a CDS encoding MFS transporter, with the protein product MLSDAERLTPAHRRILLVAWGGWLFDFYDLMLYSFLLTEISRDLSLTREQHSWVLGFSLGMTAVGGVVCGFLADHIGRRPVLQGTILLYSLGTFMCGFAQGLPSLLFWRGITGIGVGGEWGSGHALIAETFPPSRRGHYGALMQSGAPLGVGLAAVMGSLFAPTFGWRATFIVSGLPALLVALVRRGMPESDLWEKRRLQARATPDWKQILAPGVRGIALRALILAILNMSAYWYTYVWFPGYLQQERGMSVVKSGVWILVIVAGELVGYASFGAVSDRIGRKPAFTLYSCFMAGGLALITLHWETLATSLPLLLAAMAIVGVGTGTWSNFGPHFSELFPTSVRNAAMGAALNLARGVQFFTPLVITRVAEAGYGLSGGIALACAFSLLAGVWIWTLPETRGRDLKSLDAEPGTAPAP
- a CDS encoding tetratricopeptide repeat protein encodes the protein MKLLLFISSSLLTLLLVVHAVRTRGARTALAFFVSAFLFGVIRGNSVAYLAAGEDAGPYIFSEAIVSIGRAELPAVIGWIFSVYLSWVLAERFLRSRPALAGGVFTLSAFAMLAMGCFSDAVETTASGVGWWRWNIVVVTTPLLPAGTHLFGIIEWMSVGFDFLVPFLLFRTPKGARSPLAWASLLLYPIHWACHWRFAIGPGVPHAYEWYHALIAFAVPVFALLPAPRLADGPRPASAGIERLPAVALGGMFVVLIAVDLGMLHSGELLVSLLPLAVMAAGAAFGEKAAFASGVAGAALAFAGSLAFGRSVPVALARMVPVLLAPACLLVFGSWLPRRRDRRVRWATATVLVLAAAGTGWGMARGKREREELSLLVAQAQSAMAARDFTRAEAAAKQAVALKPNVSLSTKMLANLYGGSGRLSEAWEYAQRSLELNPADYEAQRLAGQILRGQGDCDKATPYYQRALMLNPGDIDSAAALADCFSRQRRYGDAIAALQQVLARQPEAADLQHLLGALLIQTGDFRSAARVVGTLLAAHPEDAGAHLLMAYIHAAAGNAAAARSEAEKTLQLDPSDSQARALLDSLPR
- a CDS encoding DUF4855 domain-containing protein; translated protein: MSCPLRRQIPSFPWVFLWLLVCMILQPACATAPDSITGVDATTASVPPSRSTLPLSSFDAAGPSDMVLIYQGGTDRLAWTPEQLAPYVSAHASDGGERWLFDGFLFIEYRDNRGHAYAHGYSLEPARKEDWLWLIERNFAPHGGVPALDQALDSTIRRLGTPERPRQVVLTLPEPIPESTHWGSLEGRPLDFRNPKDRVAACRWHIETALAKWDSLHPKHLEMAGFYWVAEDDKQDATILPLVAEIIHAHGLRFFWIPYWRAGGAQDWSRLGFDAAYQQPNHFFHPEVKDERLEDACAFARSHHMGLEFECDSRACKSPELFRPRLYSYLRAFEMSGVRDEAAIAYYEGGGALLEMFKSPDAKCRADYQAIADWVMARHSRVMPVK
- a CDS encoding FG-GAP and VCBS repeat-containing protein, producing the protein MRSHFTKGMLGGAVAALALTVTVGAPGTLVIQYTGTGTDHLGAAVAFGDVNGDGTPDIIVGADGASYVDVYDGASPATRLYHFTGTVGDAFGSTVETGDVNGDGKADVLVGAYSWDGPAGVDQGYVRAFDGATGAQLFELQGDRTTDTFGASIAVADINGDGKGEILVGAPFAELRGTNANMGYVKLFDGATQAQLFRWDGPGRFDEMGRGVAFGDVNGDGTKDIVLGAGSGTGTDYGGFVWVFDGTNYSNRLYSFTDGKSHVKPEQNFGFAVAAADVNGDGKADIICGAYRGQTGPLRTDPTTGYVRVFNGADGSLLYQLNGEASGEEFGRFLDAGDLTGDGLADLGVGARWAALGGYVKVFDGPTGAVLDRKQADADFEWLGSSVAITSGGAGGMRRLASGAYEGDSRSPNPGGYVRVWQY